Proteins from a genomic interval of Schistosoma mansoni strain Puerto Rico chromosome 2, complete genome:
- a CDS encoding putative ran gtpase-activating protein, translating into MVVGSNGYNGWTVSFANHALKLDKAADANDIVSALASNPNAECLNLSGNTLGIDAAKPIGIALEKNRFIKRCLFNDLFTGRLKSEIAPALKHLSNGLMVSKSQIVELDLSDNAFGPNGVVGITDLLASNTCHTLEILRMNNQGLGHEGCRYLAEALEEGRCLSKNQGLLLKIFSGGRNRLENVGAQMLSKVFCDMGSLEELSLYQNGIGIHGIDGILSLVKIIKSSPNLRVLNLSDNSLTPRGGEAIARALPSVVNLEELYLSDCILRSTGVKALASAFEDPDTTPNLRVLNLTGNEIKLSAGINLILSLGNKSHLELLDLNANEFGRSGVRSIIQTLDSVGLLHTLPNPNDKDLSSISVVEESYLWAFDEDQGSDQEGEDDETNEGEEEDVDNNDAEEYDDSRSRYGDDDDERENQTDTTSDQKESVNFSFREAFSKFGTIGGGGCLTPKNENIQINKPGPFGTQSLGLFSGISPQNTDTTDAGVIRSKLWPSSGLFNFGDSANTKRNLFSPPILSNKAVGQVVDEKKLDEDKLRQLLNDALSNPKQESSSNRLIDFLGSTEYFKQPPIHPVIMLCTQTASPENIVRLSLILSRSNICQTNSVSGTIMQLAIGLLASIFTDIYKKNTDNYRISCAINCLLVYLGAIKPEKDSEDWIDCSPTTTTTSGSNVKFNIQHYLRLTKTLIDYFGPQLIPSVCNCLTVLLSEQRKKEIHSNSSLIHGTHLRDDIIDSLEKQMNSMNLKR; encoded by the exons ATGGTAGTTGGGTCGAACGGATATAACGGATGGACTGTTAGTTTCGCAAATCATGCCCTGAAGCTAGATAAAGCTGCTGATGCAAATGATATTGTTTCTGCACTAGCTTCCAACCCAAATGCAGAGTGTTTGAACCTCAGCGGAAACACACTTGGGATAGACGCAGCTAAACCTATCGGTATTGCTTTGGAAAAGAACCGCTTCATTAAGCGTTGCTTGTTTAACGATCTGTTTACAG GTCGCCTTAAATCTGAAATAGCACCAGCACTAAAGCATTTGAGTAATGGTCTTATGGTTTCCAAGTCTCAAATAGTTGAATTGGATCTCAGTGACAACGCTTTCGGTCCAAACGGGGTTGTTGGTATAACTGATTTGCTGGCGAGCAATACTTGTCACACTCTTGAG ATACTGCGAATGAACAACCAAGGTCTTGGCCATGAAGGATGTCGATATCTTGCAGAGGCCTTAGAAGAAGGAAGATGTTTGTCAAAGAATCAAGGACTACTCCTAAAAATATTTTCGGGAGGAAGAAATCGTTTAGAAAATGTTGGAGCTCAAATGCTTTCTAAGGTTTTCTGTGATATGGGGTCCTTAGAAGAG CTTTCCCTTTATCAAAATGGGATTGGAATTCATGGGATAGACGGTATTTTGTCACTggtgaaaataattaaatctaGTCCGAATTTACGAGTGTTAAATTTGTCGGATAATTCACTTACTCCACGTGGTGGCGAAGCAATTGCACGTGCCTTACCTTCAGTAGTCAATCTAGAg GAACTTTATTTGAGTGATTGTATACTCCGATCAACTGGTGTAAAGGCACTTGCTTCCGCTTTTGAAGATCCCGACACCACTCCTAATTTAAGAGTTTTAAATCTAACCGGAAACGAAATCAAACTGTCTGCTGGAATTAATTTAATTCTATCGCTGGGCAATAAATCCCATTTAGAATTACTAGACTTGAATGCTAATGAATTCGGTCGCTCTGGTGTTCGATCAATAATTCAAACACTTGATTCAGTCGGACTTTTGCACACATTACCCAATCCAAATGACAAAGATTTATCAAGTATATCAGTTGTTGAGGAATCCTATTTATGGGCATTTGACGAAGATCAAGGTTCAGATCAAGAAGGCGAAGATGATGAAACCAACGAAGGGGAGGAGGAGGatgttgataataatgatgCAGAAGAATATGATGATTCTAGAAGTCGatatggtgatgatgatgatgaacgagAAAATCAAACTGATACAACTTCAGACCAAAAGGAGA GTGTTAATTTCAGTTTTCGTGAGGCATTTTCAAAATTTGGAACcattggtggtggtggttgtcTAACcccaaaaaatgaaaatattcaaataaataaacctgGACCTTTTGGTACACAATCACTTGGTTTGTTTTCTGGAATTTCACCTCAAAACACTGATACAACAGATGCCGGTGTGATTCGTTCAAAACTATGGCCTTCTTCAGGTTTATTCAATTTTGGTGATAGTGCAAACACAAAAAGAAATTTGTTTTCTCCACCAATTCTATCGAATAAGGCTGTTGGTCAAGTTGTTGATGAAAAGAAATTAGATGAGGATAAACTTAGACAACTTTTAAATGATGCACTTTCTAATCCAAAACAAGAATCAAGTAGTAATCGTTTGATTG ACTTTCTTGGATCTACTGAATACTTTAAACAACCACCAATACATCCTGTTATAATGTTATGCACACAAACAGCTTCACCAGAGAATATAGTTCGTTTAAGTTTAATATTATCACGTAGTAATATATGTCAAACAAATTCTGTATCTGGTACAATTATGCAATTAGCTATTGGTTTATTAGCTTCAATATTTACAGATATTTATAAAAAGAATACAGATAATTATCGTATTAGTTGTGCAATCAATTGTCTACTTGTTTATTTAGGTGCTATTAAACCAGAAAAAGATAGTGAAGATTGGATAGATTGTTCaccgactactactactactagtggTAGTAATGTAAAATTTAATATACAACATTATTTACGATTAACTAAAACATTAATCGATTATTTTGGACCACAATTAATACCAAGTGTATGTAATTGTTTAACAGTTCTATTATCAGAACAACGTAAAAAAGAAATACATTCAAATTCATCATTAATTCATGGTACTCATTTACGAGATGATATTATTGATTCATTAgagaaacaaatgaattcaatgAATTTGAAGCGTTAA